The stretch of DNA TGTGGAACAGGGTGTACCGATCGTCCCGACGCTGATCAACATCGCCACGTTCCCAGAGATCGCCGCCCAGGCCGAGGCGAAGTTCCCCCGCTACGCTGCGCACATGCGCGGGCTCTGGGAGCGGCGCAGCGAACGGATCCTGGAGGCGTTCGAGGCCGGGGTGTCCATCTACGCCGGGACAGACGCCGGCAGCGTGATCAGGCACGGACGGATCGCGGACGAAATCCAGGCCCTGCACGCCGCCGGGCTCCCGGCCCGGGCTGCTCTCGATGCCGGCGCCTGGGCCGCACGCGCGTGGCTCGGGGCCGAGGCCATCGTAGAAGGTGCCGGCGCCGATGTCCTGGTCTGTGCCGAGGACCCCAGGGCCCGGCTCGGCACGCTGGATGGACCCCGGCACATCGTGCTGCGGGGTGAACTCATCCATTAGGAATAAATTGAAGCTTCAAGTAATTTAACAGTATGCAAAGGTCATCGAAGGTCGATGGCCGCCGAACCACCGGAGCGTTCACAATGACTGCTGAAGCCACCACCCAGGACCTTCTTCCCGCCGCACTCACCATGGGCACCGTGATGCTCAAGGTCGGCGACATGAAGCTCATGACGGATTACTATCAGCGTGGCCTCGGCCTCGACATCGTGGCCGAGCAGGACGGCGGCCTGTACCTCGGGCGCAAGCAGAAGCCGCTGGTCCACCTCGCCCCCGCCCCCGGGCTGACCGTCCCCTCCCGCGGCGAGGCCGGCCTCTTCCACACCGCCCTGCTGTTCGATGACCAGACCGCCCTGGCCGCCACCGTCGCCACCGCCGCGCAGTACGAGCCGCGGTCCTTCACCGGCAGCGCGGACCACCTGGTCAGCGAAGCCTTCTACTTTAACGACCCCGAGGGTAACGGCATCGAGCTGTACTGGGACCGTCCCCGCGAGGCCTGGTCCTGGGACGGCAAGAACGTCGTGATGGACAGCCTGGCCCTCCCGCCCCAGCGCTACCTCGAGCAGTTCCTCACCGAGGAATCCCTGACCGGCCAGCGCGGGACGGAGGCCGGGATCGGGCACGTCCACCTGCAAGTGGGCGATGTCCAGTCGGCCCACGACTTCTACGTCGGCACCCTCGGCTTCGAGAAGACCGCCGGATGGCACGGCCAGGCGCTGTTCGTCTCGGCCGGAGGCTACCACCACCACATGGCGATGAACGTCTGGAACAGCCGCGGCGCCGGCCCCCGGCGGGACACCCTGGGCCTGGGCGAAGTGCTGATCGAAGTACCCTCCGGCGACGACGTCGGAGCCCTCGCCGACCGGCTCAAGGTCGCCGGCGTCCAGTCGCACCACACCGGAGCCGAACTGCGCTTCGAGGATCCGTGGCGCAACCGCCTCCGTGTCGCCGTCCGCTGACACCGGGCGGATGACGCTGCCCGGCTGGGTTAGGCTGAAAAGCGACGGCTGGCGCTCACCGGCGACTCCGGTCGCCGGAGCGGCGGCCCCGCCGGCCAGGACCTCCCCGCCGGGGACAGCACCTACAGGATAAGGATCAGTTCCATGGGCTACACCGAAGTCTTTGTGTCCACCCACAACGAAGCCCTCAAGCGCGCGACTGCCCTCGACGGCGGCGGCGCGGCCGTGCCGGGTGCCGTACGGATCCCCGACATCAGCGACTATGAGATTGAGCGGCTCGGCGACCTCGCCGGGGCCGCCGTGCACGCCTCCGGGGCCGACTATGAGCTGGCCATGGTGGATGTGGCGAGCGAATCGCTGCTCGGCGTTCCGCACGCCATGGTCCGGGCACTGGCCGAGCTCCTCAGCTACGAAACCGAAGGCGAAGGCAATGTCCTGGAGGACGTGGCCGCTGCCTGGGCTGCCGAGGAGGACATGCCCTTTGGAGCGGACCAGGCCCTGAGCTACGTCCGGCAGTTCGCCGAAATGGCCGCCGGAATCGACCCGGCCACGAAGTCCGAACTCTACGTCTGGACCTCCTGACGCCTCCGTTGACCCCCGCTTGCCGGGCGGCCGCAGAGTCCCGTCCCGGGACCCTGCGGCACCTCCCGGAGGGCCCTCGGCACCCTCCGGGGGCGATTAATCCGGCCATGCATGGCTGTCAAGTCGAAATCCCGGCGCTGATCTGGCACAATGAACAGGTACTTGATCTGCGTGGCCCCTCTCTCCGCGTCCGGATCTTGTCCTTTTAGAACCCCCTAGTACGGCCCGCCCCACGGGTGCAGAACGCCGGGCTCGACCCCGTTTCAGAAACAGGAGTGACCACAAAAGTGGCCGTAAAGATTCGCCTTAAGCGCTTCGGTAAGATGCGCGCACCGTACTACCGCATCGTCGTCATGGACGCACGCTCCAAGCGCGATGGCCGTGCCATCGAAGAGATCGGCAAGTACCACCCGACCGAAGAGCCCTCGTACATCGAGGTCGACACGGACCGTGCCCAGTACTGGCTCGGCGTCGGCGCACAGCCGTCCGAGCAGGTTGCCGCGATCCTCAAGATCACCGGTGACTGGCAGAAGTTCAAGGGTCTCCCGGGCCAGGAGGGTACCTTGAAGACCAAGGCTCCCAAGGCTGCCTTCGTTACCCCGGAAAAGGGTTCCGTGATCATCCCGGAAGCCATCACCAAGAAGGCCAAGAAGGACGACGCCGCCGGGGCCCCCGCCGAAGCAGAGACCACCGAGGCTGAGTAAATTGCTGGCAGAAGCGCTCGAACACCTCGTCCGCGGGATCGTTGACAGTCCTGAGGATGTCAAGGTCAGTGCGAAGAACAACCGCCGCGGGGATACCCTCGAAGTGCGCGTTCATCAGGACGATCTCGGACGGGTGATCGGCCGCCAGGGCCGTACCGCACGCGCATTGCGCACTGTGGTTGCAGCGCTGGCGGACGGCGAGCCGGTCAGGGTCGACGTCGTCGATACCGACCGTCGCCGGTAACGCTTTCAGCATTACTTGTCTTTCAGTCCGGCCCCTTCACCAGATAATGGTGGAGGGGCCGGACTGTTTTCCGCAGTCAAAGAACCAAATTTTATGAACCCGGAACAGAGGAACAGATGCAGCTTCAGGTGGCACGAATCGGAAAACCCCACGGCATCCGCGGCGAAGTGACCGTCCAGGTGCTCACCGATGCACCGGGGGACCGCTTTGTTCCGGGCACCCGGTTCGTGGTTGAGCCCGCCTCGGCCGGCCCGCTCACCGTCATCAGCGCCCGCTGGAACAAGGACATTCTGCTCCTGGCCTTCGATGAAATCGAGACCCGCAACCAGGCAGAGACGCTTCGTGGCGCCAAGCTCTTCATCGAGACGGAGGAGCTCGCAGACGGGAACGAGGACGAGGGCTGGTACGAGCACGAGCTCGTCGGCCTGGACGTCCGCGTCGGCGGCAAGGTGGTCGGCAAGGTCTCAGGGCTGA from Arthrobacter sp. PAMC25564 encodes:
- a CDS encoding VOC family protein, with protein sequence MTAEATTQDLLPAALTMGTVMLKVGDMKLMTDYYQRGLGLDIVAEQDGGLYLGRKQKPLVHLAPAPGLTVPSRGEAGLFHTALLFDDQTALAATVATAAQYEPRSFTGSADHLVSEAFYFNDPEGNGIELYWDRPREAWSWDGKNVVMDSLALPPQRYLEQFLTEESLTGQRGTEAGIGHVHLQVGDVQSAHDFYVGTLGFEKTAGWHGQALFVSAGGYHHHMAMNVWNSRGAGPRRDTLGLGEVLIEVPSGDDVGALADRLKVAGVQSHHTGAELRFEDPWRNRLRVAVR
- a CDS encoding RNA-binding protein; this encodes MLAEALEHLVRGIVDSPEDVKVSAKNNRRGDTLEVRVHQDDLGRVIGRQGRTARALRTVVAALADGEPVRVDVVDTDRRR
- the rpsP gene encoding 30S ribosomal protein S16, with amino-acid sequence MAVKIRLKRFGKMRAPYYRIVVMDARSKRDGRAIEEIGKYHPTEEPSYIEVDTDRAQYWLGVGAQPSEQVAAILKITGDWQKFKGLPGQEGTLKTKAPKAAFVTPEKGSVIIPEAITKKAKKDDAAGAPAEAETTEAE
- the rimM gene encoding ribosome maturation factor RimM (Essential for efficient processing of 16S rRNA) — its product is MQLQVARIGKPHGIRGEVTVQVLTDAPGDRFVPGTRFVVEPASAGPLTVISARWNKDILLLAFDEIETRNQAETLRGAKLFIETEELADGNEDEGWYEHELVGLDVRVGGKVVGKVSGLNTLPVQDLLVVTSTDGKEILIPFVEQIVPEVNVAEKFILVTPPPGLFEVNAEEAGVTDAAGATGDAEAGDNA